TGCCTTCATTGCCTGTCTCTACGCTGGTGTTGTCGCTGTACCGATTCATCCTCCCCGTCCTAACCGTCCACTCAATCGACTTCAAGCCATTACCCAAGATGCTCAAGCTCTGGTAGCATTAACCACAACATCTCTGTTATCCAAGCTCAAAGATAAAGTTAACCCGATCCTAGAACTACAACAACTAAACTGGATAACTACCGATACCCCTGTCCCAGAACCAGGAACCTGGTCTCCTCCGACAATTTCCCCTGACACCCTTGCCTTTTTACAATATACTTCTGGTTCAACTGGAATTCCCAAAGGCGTGATGGTGAGTCACGCTAACTTAATCCATAACCTTAAAACGATTCAGGCAGCCTTTGAACTGACTCCAGAGAGTGTATCCGTTAGTTGGTTGCCTCACTATCATGATATGGGACTGGTTGATGGGATTCTCGAGCCTCTATATACAGGTTGCCTTGGGGTTTTAATGCCACCCACGGCTTTTTTACAAAATCCGGGTTGCTGGCTTGAAGCCATTTCTCACTATCGCGCTACCCATAGTGGGGGTCCAAACTTAGGCTATGAACTCTGCGCCAATAAAATTACCCCTGAACAACAAAAAGGACTTGATCTCAGTTGTTGGTTAAGTGCCTACAATGGTGCCGAACCGATTCGTGCAGAAACTTTAGCACAATTCACCTCTAAGTTTTCCGCCTGTGGCTTTCAGTCTAAGTTTTTCTATCCCTGTTATGGGATGGCAGAATCTACGCTGATGATTAGTGGTGGAAACCTCCAAGATGAGCCAACGGTGCTTACCGTTGACGCACAAGCTTTAGAACAAAATAAAGTCGTCCAAGCTTTAGCCAATAGCGAAAATGTAAAAAACCTGGTTGGCTGTGGACATCCGTGGCTAGAAACGAAAGTCCTCATTGTTAATCCTGAAACCCTTACCCCCTGTGCAGAGAATCAAGTGGGTGAAATTTGGGTCTCTAGTTCAAGTGTGGCGCAGGGGTACTGGCAGCAAGTAGAAGTTACAGAGGAAACCTTTGGCGCATCTGTGCCGGAAACAACTCCAGGACAATTTTTGCGTACTGGAGATTTAGGCTTTTGGCATGATGGTGAGTTATTTATCACTGGACGGATCAAAGATGTGATTATTATCTGGGGTCGTAACCACTACCCGCAAGATATTGAATATACTGTTTCTCAATCTCACCCAGCGTTACGTCCTGATGCTGGTGCAGCTGTCAGTATTCAGGTCAATGGTTTGGAGAAATTAGTCATTACTCAAGAAGTTGAACGTAGTTATCTACGTAAGTTGAATGTGGATGAAGTCGTCGGTGCAATTCGTAAAGTTGTTGCGGCTGACTATGATTTAGACGTTTATGCTGTGGCTTTGCTCAAAACTGCCAGTATTCCTAAGACATCTAGTGGCAAAATTCAGCGTCGCACCTGTCGAGACAGATTTCTCCAGCAAACCCTTGATGTGGTTGGCGAATGGCAACAAGCTAATTTATCGCCAACCTCAATACCCATGCCAGATATTACATCCTCAACCCTGACCCCAGAAACCCTGGAAAATTGGCTGATTAGTAGACTGGCAACGGTTCTCAATATTGATCCCGAAGAAATTGATCCAGAAGAATCTTTTGCTCAGTATGGTTTAGATTCTTCAGTTGCGCTAGAAATTACTGGAGAATTGGAGGTTTTGCTGGAGCGTGAATTAGAACCTACACTATTTTGGGAATATACCAATATTGAATCTTTAACGGAGTATCTCAGTACAGAAATCTCTGACTAACTTTTAAGTCTGCCAATCACTACTACTGACCGAGGGAAAACCCTAAGAGTAATATTGTGAGGCTTTTGTTGCAGCTTCAATCTGAATTTAGAGCGTAGGAACTAACCGAAATGACAACAACTATCCGCTTTAACCCTTTCCAACCAGAATTTCATCAAAATCCCTATCCCACCTACGAATATTTGCGTCGAGAAGACCCAATTCATCGCAGTTTTCTGAATGCTTGGGTGATTACGCGCTATGAGGATGTGGAAGCCATTCTAAAAGATACTCGCTTCTGTGTCGATGACTTACCCGAACGCCTAATCCAGAAAAGCCATTACCTGAAGCAAGGCAATCTTGACCCCCTAGCTCAAACGATTCATAACTGGCTTTTTTTCCTAGAGCCTCCTTCATACACGATTGCGAGGTCTGGTGAGTAAAGACTTTTCTCCTGTCACTGTAGAAGGAATGCGACCTGAGATAGAAACAATGGCGAATGACCTACTGGCGAAAGTAAAAGCCACAGGAGAAATGGATGTAATTAAAGATTTAGCCAGTCCCCTACCCGCGATGACCGTGACTCGCATCTTGGGACTCCCACCAGAAGACTATCCTAAGCTAGTGCGTTGGTCTTATCAGTTATTCTTTGTTTTTGATCAACCGATGTCTTTACAAGGTTATCAACAGCAAAATCAAATGGCAATAGAAGCCAGAGACTACCTGACTGAAAAGATTAGCCACTTAGAGAAATATCCGAATGATGGTTTAATTAGTCGTTTAATTACAGCTAGAGATGAAGGAACCCGTCTAACTCAAGAAGAAATTCTTGGCTTTTGTATCATGTTACTGATTGTTGGACAAGAAACAACGAAAAGCCTGGTGGGAAATGCGACTGTTGCTCTCCTGAAGCATCCTGAGAAGCTAGCCGAACTCAAACAAAATCCAGACCAGATTAAAAATGTGGTTGAAGAGTTACTCCGCTACGATAGTCCAGTTCAAGTGATTGCGCGTTTAGCCACAGAAGATGTAGAAATGAGAGGGAAAATGATTCAAGCAGGGGATAAAGTGATTCTCTGCATTGGTGCTGCAAATCGCGACCCAGAACAGTTTACCAATCCTGACCAACTAGATTTTAACCGCCGCAACTATAGCTTGCCTTTTGGGGGAGGAATACACTTTTGTTTGGGTGCATTTCTAGCTAGAGTCCAAGGACAAATTGCAATTAATGCAATGGTGCAAAGATTACCGAACCTTCAGCTCAACACGGAAAGGCTAGACTGGCGTGAAAGTATCACATTGCGAGGGCTAAAAAGTTTATATGTAACCTTTGAAACTTAATTTATTGATTCACTGAAGTGTTAATCGGATAAACTTTACTTTAGAGCCTTAGAGAGATTTAATATGAGTCAAGAACCAATTGCAATTATTGGGTTAAGCTGCCGTTTTCCTAAAGCGGATAACACACAAGAACTTCATAAATTAGTGAGTCACGGGATTGATGCAATCACTCAATCACCGCGAAACTCCAGTGAGTCAGATTTCTCAATTTGGGGAGGATTTTTAGAAAATATCGCTCAATTTGCTGCTGATTTTTTCAAGATTTCTCCCCAGGAAGCGGCAATGATTGATCCTCAACACCGTCTTCTCTTAGAAACCACATGGAATGCTTTAGAAGATGCTGGTCAAGTCCCTAAAGAGTTGGCGGGTAGCAGGACAGGAGTTTTTGTGGGGATTGCCAGTAATGACTACTCTCGATTAATCAATAATCAGGGAATTGAACATCTGGATGTAACGACGGGAAACCAACGAGGAATGGCGGCGAATCGGATTTCCTATTTCTTTGATTTTCGGGGAGTCAGTATGTCTGTTGACACCGCTTGTTCTTCAGCTTTAGTGGCAGTAGACCGAGCTTGTCGAAGTCTTTGGACAGGAGAATCTACCCTAGCTTTAGTCGGGGGAGTTAATCTGATCTTAGTAGAAAATACGACAGGAAGATTTGAAAAGGCTGGTTTAATTGCCGGGGATAATCGCTGCAAAGTATTTGATGCTCGTGCTGATGGTTATGTCAGGAGTGAGGGGGTGGGAATGGTGGTGTTGAAACCACTAGCTCAGGCACAGGCAGATCGCGATCGCATTTACGCTATCATCAAGGGAAGCTGTGTAAATCAGGATGGACGGAGTAATGGTTTAACCGCACCAAACCTGCAAGCACAAGTGGATTTACTCCAGCAAGCCTATCAACAGGCTCAAGTTGATCCGACAACAGTTACCTATATCGAAACCCACGCCACTGGAACTCCTATTGGTGATGCGTTGGAACTCAAAGCTATTAGTAAGGTTTTGGGGAATCAGCGTTCCCTAGATAATCCCTGTCGGGTTGGTTCAGTCAAAACCAATATTGGACATACAGAAGCAGTATCGGGTATGGCGGGTTTAATCAAAGTGATTCTCTCCCTCCAGCATCGTCAGCTTTTCCCCACCCTTCATTTCCAGCAACCTCATCCTGCCATTAATTTTGAAACCTTAGGACTACAGGTACAACAGCACCTAGAGTCATTACCCCCGACAACAAAACCCCTACTGATGGGAGTCAGTGCTTTTGGTTTTGGCGGGACGAATGCTCATGTAGTGCTAGAAGAAGCACCATCAACGCCTACAATCTATCCTGTTACTACACCGTTTCATCTTCTCACCCTGTCTGCTCAAACTGAAACCGCCTTGCACACCCTTGTCAAAGGTTACCTAGTGTGGTTATCTCAAAACCCAGACGTGGATTTAGGTAATCTTTGTTACAGTGCGAATACTGCGCGATCAAATTTTTCCTACCGTCTCTTCACCATCGTTGCTTCCATCAACCAACTCCAAGATAATCTAGAACAATTTATTCAAGAT
The window above is part of the Coleofasciculus chthonoplastes PCC 7420 genome. Proteins encoded here:
- a CDS encoding type I polyketide synthase, translating into MSQEPIAIIGLSCRFPKADNTQELHKLVSHGIDAITQSPRNSSESDFSIWGGFLENIAQFAADFFKISPQEAAMIDPQHRLLLETTWNALEDAGQVPKELAGSRTGVFVGIASNDYSRLINNQGIEHLDVTTGNQRGMAANRISYFFDFRGVSMSVDTACSSALVAVDRACRSLWTGESTLALVGGVNLILVENTTGRFEKAGLIAGDNRCKVFDARADGYVRSEGVGMVVLKPLAQAQADRDRIYAIIKGSCVNQDGRSNGLTAPNLQAQVDLLQQAYQQAQVDPTTVTYIETHATGTPIGDALELKAISKVLGNQRSLDNPCRVGSVKTNIGHTEAVSGMAGLIKVILSLQHRQLFPTLHFQQPHPAINFETLGLQVQQHLESLPPTTKPLLMGVSAFGFGGTNAHVVLEEAPSTPTIYPVTTPFHLLTLSAQTETALHTLVKGYLVWLSQNPDVDLGNLCYSANTARSNFSYRLFTIVASINQLQDNLEQFIQDRNTPVVLTGTVNKRQRKIDTLSAIQESLAITESQNIFTVIGENRSLWQQMLTKLGRLWLEGYKVDWNLIYRADSYQLTSLPSYPFEKQRYWFESTVKASSPLDIKPIASQLSINTDTLSASENTTLFQLRQIWQALLNNKTVRAEDNFFELGGNSFLAANLCLEIENIFGQKIYPITIFEFPTLGGLAQVLQQSPLQNSSSLTIIQPQGKREISPLISINSMGQMRNLAANLWEEYPLVNLNLFRFSQEMIQKISLLEPQDKLPAIAETMVQDLCQSTLKPPYQFICFCGDAHLTLEVVRQLRKLNQDVAFIILIDGILRSYKPQLSHRYEVVRLLGVNYLFAKSKNLFKKHILRKFSSFSQQNSSQIQQKSKFGEFYSDYLVSRKQYIVQPYPEQTYLLLSLEWQNADLSRLKQAAGENLEIYQVPGPHHHLFDQPYINDLAKPINEILKASTLPIESS
- a CDS encoding AMP-binding protein — translated: MYTMYCQGDSLVDILKARSRQQPEQRAYTFLGNGTTETAHLTYKELDQQAQTLATYLQTLAQPGDRALLIYPAGLEFVTAFIACLYAGVVAVPIHPPRPNRPLNRLQAITQDAQALVALTTTSLLSKLKDKVNPILELQQLNWITTDTPVPEPGTWSPPTISPDTLAFLQYTSGSTGIPKGVMVSHANLIHNLKTIQAAFELTPESVSVSWLPHYHDMGLVDGILEPLYTGCLGVLMPPTAFLQNPGCWLEAISHYRATHSGGPNLGYELCANKITPEQQKGLDLSCWLSAYNGAEPIRAETLAQFTSKFSACGFQSKFFYPCYGMAESTLMISGGNLQDEPTVLTVDAQALEQNKVVQALANSENVKNLVGCGHPWLETKVLIVNPETLTPCAENQVGEIWVSSSSVAQGYWQQVEVTEETFGASVPETTPGQFLRTGDLGFWHDGELFITGRIKDVIIIWGRNHYPQDIEYTVSQSHPALRPDAGAAVSIQVNGLEKLVITQEVERSYLRKLNVDEVVGAIRKVVAADYDLDVYAVALLKTASIPKTSSGKIQRRTCRDRFLQQTLDVVGEWQQANLSPTSIPMPDITSSTLTPETLENWLISRLATVLNIDPEEIDPEESFAQYGLDSSVALEITGELEVLLERELEPTLFWEYTNIESLTEYLSTEISD
- a CDS encoding cytochrome P450, with the protein product MSKDFSPVTVEGMRPEIETMANDLLAKVKATGEMDVIKDLASPLPAMTVTRILGLPPEDYPKLVRWSYQLFFVFDQPMSLQGYQQQNQMAIEARDYLTEKISHLEKYPNDGLISRLITARDEGTRLTQEEILGFCIMLLIVGQETTKSLVGNATVALLKHPEKLAELKQNPDQIKNVVEELLRYDSPVQVIARLATEDVEMRGKMIQAGDKVILCIGAANRDPEQFTNPDQLDFNRRNYSLPFGGGIHFCLGAFLARVQGQIAINAMVQRLPNLQLNTERLDWRESITLRGLKSLYVTFET